The Marinobacter sp. M3C sequence CGTATCGCTCACCGCCATGGGTGTAAAGTCGAAGACCTTTACCGCATTACGTCATTTTCGAGCCGGAGTCGAAGGCAATATCTCGGAGCTGAAAAGAGCCTTCGGAGCCACGAAAGCGAAGTGGAAAGGTCACGATGGCTTCAAGGCATTTGTCTGGGCCTCGGCGCTGAGCTACAACCTGGTACGGTTGGCGCGACTCGGTCCGGATTAGTCCACAAACCTGACCCAGAAAACGACCAGAAGGACACATGGAAAGGCCATGAAATGCACGCCCATGGCCGGAATTCGGACAGACTGATCAGAAAGCGGTTAAATCCGTCATTATTTAGTCGTCTTCCATGATTTGAGGGCGCTCAGCTCAACCCCAGTTGCCAGAGATAAGCTGAACTGGCTAAAAATCGGTGTTTCTGGATGGGCACTAGCTAGTTGACCGCTGGATAGCTGGAGACGGTCCTTGGGGGGTAATAAAATCAGCACCTGCTAAGTGTAGCCAATTCTCCCACTCCCATTTTCGTTTGCTGACATATATCAAAGTGTGATGACGCAGATCTTCCGGAACGCTCAATGGGTGCTTGCCATTTAAAAGCTTCGGACTACACACAGGCACCAGCATAACTTTCTGCAGAAAATGAACCTCAATGTCATCCCATTCGCCATTTCCGTAGTAGACCGCCATATCTGTGCTTGATCGGTTGAAGTCAAGCAATCCCATAGATGCGTTTATCTGAAGCTCAATATCTGGATACAGCTCTCGAAACCGCGATATTCTCGGCATTAGCCACCGGGTTAAGAAGTTGGGTGCTACACTAATTTGA is a genomic window containing:
- a CDS encoding LysR substrate-binding domain-containing protein; the encoded protein is MFEASARRSSFAAAAEELFVSASAVSHQIKTLEEYLGITLFSRSKREVELTTPGEQFLISVKHALDEIEMATHRLMTNQETKVVQISVAPNFLTRWLMPRISRFRELYPDIELQINASMGLLDFNRSSTDMAVYYGNGEWDDIEVHFLQKVMLVPVCSPKLLNGKHPLSVPEDLRHHTLIYVSKRKWEWENWLHLAGADFITPQGPSPAIQRSTS